A single region of the Campylobacter sp. CNRCH_2014_0184h genome encodes:
- a CDS encoding flagellin, producing the protein SFSAKGDGSSQFAAFDSTKNIAAKDQQAGVTTLKGAMAVMDIAETAITNLDQIRADIGAVQNQITATLNNISVTQVNIKSAESNIRDVDFAAESANFAKYNILAQSGSYAMSQANAVQQNVMRLLQ; encoded by the coding sequence AGTTTTAGTGCGAAAGGAGATGGATCTTCTCAATTTGCTGCATTTGATTCTACAAAAAATATAGCTGCTAAAGATCAACAAGCAGGTGTTACTACACTTAAAGGTGCAATGGCTGTAATGGATATAGCTGAAACTGCTATTACTAATCTTGATCAAATCAGAGCTGACATCGGTGCAGTGCAAAATCAAATCACAGCTACACTTAATAACATCAGTGTAACTCAAGTAAATATCAAATCAGCTGAATCAAATATCAGAGATGTAGACTTTGCAGCAGAAAGTGCAAACTTTGCCAAGTACAACATCCTAGCTCAAAGTGGATCTTATGCTATGAGTCAGGCTAATGCTGTACAGCAAAATGTAATGAGATTATTACAATAG